One genomic window of Gracilinema caldarium DSM 7334 includes the following:
- a CDS encoding GntR family transcriptional regulator produces MKFNDDRPIFEQIAQLLEDRILSGAFTESGRLPSARELASSLEVNPNTAARALQYLADMKLAYAERGSGYFVAPGAAEHIRNLRRERFFSEELPRVFGMMRSLEIQFDELLPRWESFIHMRSEP; encoded by the coding sequence ATGAAGTTCAATGATGACCGGCCCATCTTTGAGCAGATTGCCCAATTGCTGGAAGATCGAATCCTCTCCGGTGCATTTACCGAATCGGGACGGCTTCCTTCAGCCCGGGAGCTCGCATCCTCCCTGGAGGTGAATCCGAATACCGCTGCCCGGGCGCTTCAATATCTGGCGGATATGAAGCTTGCCTATGCAGAACGGGGCTCCGGTTATTTTGTTGCTCCCGGTGCGGCTGAACATATACGAAATTTGAGACGGGAACGATTTTTTTCTGAAGAACTCCCGCGGGTGTTTGGGATGATGCGGAGTCTCGAAATTCAGTTTGATGAACTCTTACCCCGTTGGGAATCTTTTATCCATATGAGGAGTGAACCATGA
- a CDS encoding ATP-binding cassette domain-containing protein has protein sequence MLDVSNIEFGYNKQRLFTNLSLSVEPGQIVGLLGLNGAGKTSLLKLIAGALYPQSGDITLYGKSTLQRNPEVLADIYFVPEDPWGPALTPESWLNRYGVFRPNLNRDLFFTLLEEFKVDRTKLISRMSYGQRKKCALAQAMASGSRLILLDEPTNGLDIPSKAQFRRSLSLVDLQDKMFIISTHQARDLETVLDPILIIHEGELLCNFSASVITEQFSLRRTDSLNGLSVIYAEKDALGYQALLAEPGAGADLEMLFTAAIQNPEVFKQALYSSQPSQTKETH, from the coding sequence ATGCTTGATGTCAGCAATATAGAATTTGGATACAACAAGCAACGTCTATTTACGAACCTGAGCTTATCTGTAGAACCAGGTCAGATTGTTGGGCTCCTGGGCCTCAATGGTGCCGGTAAGACCAGTCTGTTAAAGCTCATCGCTGGAGCACTGTATCCGCAAAGCGGTGACATTACCCTGTATGGGAAATCCACCCTGCAGCGGAATCCAGAGGTCCTCGCGGATATCTATTTTGTACCGGAAGACCCCTGGGGTCCTGCCCTTACACCAGAGTCATGGCTCAATCGATATGGAGTTTTTAGACCTAACTTGAACCGGGATTTGTTTTTTACGCTTCTCGAAGAGTTTAAGGTAGATAGAACTAAATTGATTTCCCGGATGTCCTATGGTCAACGGAAGAAATGTGCCCTGGCACAGGCTATGGCCAGTGGCAGCCGGCTTATTTTGCTCGATGAGCCCACCAATGGATTAGATATACCTTCAAAGGCTCAGTTTCGCCGATCCCTGTCGCTGGTGGATCTTCAAGATAAAATGTTTATCATATCAACCCATCAAGCCCGGGATCTGGAAACGGTGTTGGATCCCATCCTGATTATTCATGAGGGAGAACTGCTCTGTAATTTCTCAGCCTCGGTCATAACCGAACAATTTTCTCTGCGACGAACTGATTCACTCAATGGGCTGTCTGTAATATATGCAGAAAAGGATGCTCTGGGTTATCAGGCCTTGCTTGCAGAGCCCGGAGCCGGTGCGGATCTGGAAATGCTGTTTACTGCTGCCATTCAAAATCCCGAAGTTTTTAAACAAGCTCTCTATTCCTCACAGCCCAGTCAGACAAAGGAGACCCACTGA